The nucleotide sequence GTTTACTATATATTCACTGAACTTTTCCACACTTATAGTCGACCTTTTTAATATGTTATTACATCAGGGTCTCTTTGTAGACCTTATCACATTATAAGGCAACTGCCGCAAAGCGCCTATGGATAACTCTAGCTCTTAGATGCGTCCATGGTCATATCATCCAGATTCTCATTGTACCATTTTTTTCGATAGAAAGTCAAGCAACCGATCTGCGACGGGGGAAAAGAAATACAATCAAGGAAAATATAAGATAATCTGCTAATAAAAATATAGACGAAAGGGAATAATTATTTACAATACTATTTTTGGCACCATCGTTGCTGCCGATCCAGTAATATAAATATGGAAAAGGGAAACCATGTTTGTATTGTAGAATATGGGTTTCTCTTAAATTATTTTGGCCTAATGTTAAAGGGATTTTTAAACAAAACTTATAATCCAGGCCCATACCACCCTCGCGACAATATCCGAGCGGACTAAGTAATATAACAATTACTGGGGCTGCCACTACGAGGCTCCAAAGTAAACTGGTACCCCTTTTGTGTTTAAATGCCCAAGTGGCCAAGAAGATGGGAATAAAGATAAGAGAAAACCAAAAACCTAAATTTGCGAACAAATATAACGGGTAATTACCTTCGAAAAATGGATTGTTGCATTCACCGCCATCCCAAGGAATTGGATAACCTCGCCCGTAAAAGTCACCACAGCCTATTTTTTTTAGGGAAAAAATTCCAAAAACAATTAACGGAAGGACGATCGCTAGGATATAAATTATTTTAGTTTTATAAATCATGGACAGACACGAGGGGTTAGATCGGTACTTCTTGCTGAAGCATTACTTGATCTTTGTGTTTAAATTTTTTGGTATTGGTCAGCGCCAAGCTCTAGGAAAATAAGCTACACGTAAACGTTACTGAACCGCTGCCGAAGAATGAGAGTATTGCCATTAAAATTCCTTTTGAAAGCAAAACGACGATAAACCCGATAAGACCCCACAAAAGAATCTTTTTCCCCGTCTCCGTTTTTCCCGGATCCCCCCGCGAGGTCAAAAGCATCATCCCCGCAAGAGCAAAAATGATCACCGCGATGGGAATAGCAAAGTACACAAGATAGCTGAAAACGCAGGAGAGAAGACCGAGAAAATCGGTGAAGTTCCCTGGTATGAGCGCATCGAGCGATAGCGAGCCGCTTCCCGTCCCTCCCTTGACCAATGGCGGACAACTCTCCGGCGGGCAGGGCTTTGTGGGAGGCACCTCTTCGCCCTGAACGTGGAATTCCAGGCCCGAGCCAGCGTCGTATTCATCCGTGTTATACGTTGTGCAGGGAGTACCTCCACCTGATGAAGATTGGCAAATGCAAGGGTAGCCGCTATTTCCCGTATTTTGAAAGCATCCGAGCCCCGTATCACACGAGGCATCTACAGTGCATTGCGAGCCTTCGGGTTTGGGAGCTACGCATATAGCTCCCTGGGCCGGGTCGCATACGTCGACCGGATTAGTGCATTGCAGACAGTCTGTACCAGAATCCGTCTTGCAATCGGCCGCATTTTGGTAGCATTTGGTGCTGCAAAGACCGGTACCCATATAGCCGCCGGCCACTGGATTTGAAGAAACTCCATTGGGACAAATTTGGCTATCTATGGTCCCGCACTTATTGCAGACAGTGATGGTGCAAAAATCGGTTCCTGTACTACCTGCGCTGTCTGTTACTTTGACGGTTACGGTATAATCTCTGGATTGTCCCACCCCGGGATCTTCCGTAAAAGCATATGATACCTGGCAGGTACTGTTTATGCTAAAGGGTCCCGACCATTCGCATGTCTCATTTTCCTGTGCTCTCCCGTTTATTGTTACATCAAAAGCCACCCCTGTCCCTGGATCAATCGTAAGCCTATTTCCCGTATTCGGATCCTGGGATGCAACACATTCAACGTTAAGCGATCCGGCTGTCGGACATCCGCAACCATTGCTCACTCCCGTTGCATCCATACAACACGCACTGCATGTCGAATTGTCTCCGAGACATGAACTACAACCGCTGGCACAAGACTGAATACAATTTCCTGTTTCATTACAATATGACCATTGCGCCGATACGCCTGGAGCAAGCGCAAAACCAAAGAACACGAAAAACAATCCGCTCAAAAGCACGCTGAGGAAAATCTCTTTTCGTAAAACTTTTAGATTCTTACCGATTATTCCCGTCATGTTTGTCCTGTTTGTTTTGTAATGTTTTTCCACTTTACGGGCACGCTTGAGCCGGAACCGTCCAATCGGGTGAAGCGGGACAGGCCGCCGACGTATCCACGCTCACGTGAAGGGTGTCCGGAGTATCAAGGTCGTAGCTGATGAAGTTGTATCCCGGCGTGCAAATGGTGTCGGACCAGTTGGCAAGCATGGTGCATGTCTCGGAGTTCGGTATGCGGAAATCCACCGCAACGGACTGTTCCGCGCCGCATGCGCTGCTGCCGCCATAGTGCGCGGAGTCGCAGTTATACTGACATGCAAGAGAACTTGAGCACGCGGTCGGGGAACAGATGTTATCCGAACAGGCATCGGGAGCGCAAAGACCCGATGCAATGTTCGCGTCGGAGATGTTCGCAATGGTAGGACACGGTCCGCAATCGGCGGGATTATTCAAGCAAGACTCTGTCGGAAATCCGCCGCATCCGCCGGTGTT is from bacterium and encodes:
- a CDS encoding pilin; this translates as MGQSRDYTVTVKVTDSAGSTGTDFCTITVCNKCGTIDSQICPNGVSSNPVAGGYMGTGLCSTKCYQNAADCKTDSGTDCLQCTNPVDVCDPAQGAICVAPKPEGSQCTVDASCDTGLGCFQNTGNSGYPCICQSSSGGGTPCTTYNTDEYDAGSGLEFHVQGEEVPPTKPCPPESCPPLVKGGTGSGSLSLDALIPGNFTDFLGLLSCVFSYLVYFAIPIAVIIFALAGMMLLTSRGDPGKTETGKKILLWGLIGFIVVLLSKGILMAILSFFGSGSVTFTCSLFS